The region GTTTATAGCCAAACAAACATCGGACATTACTAAAGAAGCAAGCATGGCTAATAAAAATTTTGCAGAAAGTGATTTCTTTTTAAAAGCGTTATAAATACTCAATAAAAAAACAGTTAGCAAAACAAAAACATAAATAATTACAAAATAAACTTCAGATTTAAAAAGCTTAAAACCAAAATTAAAAACTTTTAAAGCGATCAATATTCCAAGTATAATCGCTAATACCCTACCAAATACAGAATTATTTTTTTTATATTTTTTTACTATTTCGGAATCATTCACTACATAATAAAAAAGTATAAACAAAACTACTACATACATTAAAGTTGCGATTTCATAAATCTTTCTATCTTTCAACAAAATAACATTATCTGCAAAGAAAATAGCACTAAAAAGAAATAAGTTTAAAATTGTTTTTTTGCTATTTGCAGTAAAAAAATATACAAAAGCGATACACGGAATAATAATCGGTTTAAAAAGTAAAGCTTCATCCTCTAATTTCAAATACTTATTAAAAAATAAATATAAAATATAGGCAATAAAATACACTACCAGAGGAACCGTAGTTAAGTCTTTTTTTAAAGAACCTGCTTTAATTTCTTCCTCCATAATTTACTTATTTTTAGCTCTCAAAATAAAAAACTTAATATAGAAATAATAAGAAAGTATTTGAGTGACAAGATTTACAAAATGAAAAACAAAATTTGAATCTATTTTTTTATTAAAGATATAAAATAAATCTGAGACAATAAATGCCATTACCGTTAATAATGCATAAAAACTTGATTTACAATCTTTTATAGCAAAAAAAACTACAGAAATTAAACACATTAATACTAATGAAATTCCATAGCCAATTATTAAAACAGATTCCGCTACATTTGTTATACTCAACATATTAATTACACTTACTAACAAGAAAACAAGAAAGCAAGCAACTAAGATTACGGATAAATTCAACAAAGAGAATTTTTCAATTTTAAATAATTTTAGAAAATCATTTCCTATGATATTTAAAAAAATCAAATAAGGAATTAAAAAAAACACCAAACTTTGCAAATAAAATTCATCTGCACCAATCAATGTCAACATTTCTCCACAGTAAAAAAAACAAAGAGAAATTAATACCCAATAAGAAATTCTTTTTTTTACTTTTTCTAAATAATAAAAAAACAGGATAGGTATAAAAATAGGCTTAAAAATTAGTTCTAAACTTTCGTTATGTAATAAAGCAGCAATGATGTAAATCAGTGCTACTAAAAAATAAAGAATAACTATAAACTGTTTTTTAACCATTGATCATTTCACTAAATTGAATTTCGGTTATTATTGGTATATTTAATTGTTTTGCTTTCTCTAATTTAGCAGGTCCCATATTGTCTCCTGCAATTACGAAATCGGTTTTAGATGAAATTGAACTTCCAACTTTACCCCCGTTATCTTCTATAGCTTTTTTTAATTCATCTCTAGAAAATAATTCAAACACACCTGAAACCACAATTATTTTACCTTCTAGTTTATTGGAAACATTTGTATTTACCTCATTCAATTCAAATTGAATTCCAAAAGATTTCAAGCGATTGATAATCTCTATATTTTTTGAATTTTGAAAAAAGTCCATTACACTTTGTGCAATTCGCTCCCCAATTTCATCAACCGCAACAAGATCAAGTAAGGTTGCGGCAGCTAAATTATCAATGGTTTTATAATGTTTTGCTAATTTTTTAGCCACTGTTTCTCCAACATATCGAATTCCTAAAGCATAAAGAACACGGTCAAAGGGAATTTCTTTTGATTTTTCGATTCCTTTTAATAGGTTATCGGCTGATTTTTCAGCCATGCGATCCAATACAATTATTTCTTCTTTTTTTAATTCATACAAATCCGAATAATTTTGCACTAATCCAGCATTAAATAATAAAGCTACAGTTTCTCCTCCTAAACCTTCAATATCCATAGCTTTCCTTGTGATAAAATGCTGAATTCGACCAATAATCTGAGGAGGACATCCATAAAAATTAGGACAATAATGTTGTGCTTCGCCTTCGTTTCTTATTAATTCCGTTTGACATTCAGGACAATGTGTAATGTATTGTGTTGGATTTTCTTGATTCCCTCTTTGTGCAACTCCGATAATTTTCGGAATTATTTCGCCTCCTTTTTCAACATAAACTTCATCTCCAATTCTAACATCTAATTTTTCAATTTGGTCCGCATTATGCAAAGAAGCTCTTTTAACAATGGTACCAGCTAATTGAACCGGTTCCAAATTAGCTACAGGAGTAATAGCACCTGTTCTTCCTACTTGATAGGAAATTGAATTCAAAACAGTACTAACTTGTTCAGCTTTAAATTTATAGGCTATAGCCCATCTTGGTGATTTTGCGGTATAACCTAATTCATCCTGAAAATGCAAATCGTTTATTTTAACCACTACTCCGTCTGTTTCATAGGGTAATTCATGGCGGTGCACATCCCAATAATCAATAAATTCAAACACTTCTTCTATTGAATGAACTAATTTACTTTGTTTCGGAACTTTAAACCCCCATTCTGCCGCTTTTGTTAAACCTTCAAATTGCGAATTTAAATTCAAATTAGCACCAACTAACCCATACAACAAACAATCTAACGGTCGTTTAGCTACTTCTGAACTGTCTTGTAATTTCAAACTTCCTGAAGCCGTATTTCTTGGATTTGAATACGGTGTTTCTCCTATTTCAATTAATTCTTGATTCATTTTTTCAAATCCGTCAAGAGGTAAAATAATTTCTCCTCTAATTTCAAATTCAGAAGGAAAATCACCTTTTAATTGTAATGGAACTGATTTAATAGTTTTTATATTATTGGTGACATCATCACCTTGAAAACCATCGCCACGAGTAAGTGCGCGCTTAATTTTACCGTTTTCATAAGTAATACTAATGGAAGCACCATCATATTTTAATTCACAAGTGAAAGCCAATTCAACATCGCCTAAAATTTTTTGACAACGATTAACCCAATCCAATAAATCTTCTCGTGAATAAGAATTATCCAACGAATACATTCGGTACTTATGGGCAATAGTTTCAAAATTTTTAGTTATTGTACCACCAACACGCTGCGTTGGGGAATTTTCGTCGAAATAATCAGGATGTTTTGCTTCTAAATCTTGTAATTCTTTTAGCTTTATATCAAACTCATAATCAGAAATCGTAGGATTATCTAACACATAATAATTATAATTATGCTGATTTAATTCTGCTCGTAACTTTTGAATAGTTTCTAAAATAGACATGATTTAAGCAATATTGATTAACGTAATTAATTTTGAATACAATTCCCCTTTACTAATGATTCCTCCATTTTCAATAATTCTGAAAACTTCTTCATTTCGATTGTTTGCTACTTCTTTTTTACCGGTTTGAATCGTAACTTCGTTTGAAAATAAATTTTCACTCAACCATTGAATTCCATCTGCAGTAAAAAAGTCGACGGTATCATTAGAAGTATTAATGATTAAAGATTCTAAATATTTTTCATAACATTTAAAAAGGAAAATATAATTGGTAGAAAAATGGTCAATGAATTTAACATTTGTCAAAGCCTTATCCCAAATCAAATCAGAAAACACATCTACTTCTTGAAGTGCTACTTCTGGTTTATTTAATTTTATATCATCCCATTCTTTTTTATCAATAGATTGTGCTGCTAAAAAATTAATAAATTCTGGATGCAATTCCTCTAATTGTTCTTTGGTAAGACGTGTGTATTTCATTCCTAATTTTTAATAATGGTAAAAATAAAAAAAAGTCCCGACAGAATCGGGACTTTTCAAAAATATTATTTAGAAATCAATTACGCTTTTTCAGCAACGATTTCGTATGGTAATTCAACGATAACTTCTCTGTGTAAACGAACAGTAGCGTTGTATTTTCCAGTTCTTTTAACTAAACCACTAGTGATGAATTTTCTATCAATTGAATGTCCAGCAGCTTCTAAAGCAGAAGCAATATCAGCGTTTGATACTGAACCAAATAATTTTTCACCACCTGCTTTAGCAGAAATTTTGATTTCTAAAGCTTTTAAAGCTTCAGCTAATGATTTTGCATCAGCAACGATTTTAGCTTCTTTGTGTGCTTTTTGTTTTAAGTTTTCAGCTAAAACTTTTTTCGCAGAAGAAGTTGCTAAAACTGCAAATCCTTGAGGAATTAAATAATTACGACCGTATCCGTTTTTTACTGTAACGATATCGTCTTTAAATCCTAAATTTTGAACGTCTTGTTTTAAAATTAGTTCCATGTTGTTGTCCTTGTTTATAGAAGTTAGGTTCCACAGAATGGAAACCAACAACTGTTATTTAAATTATTTTAATAAATCAGCTACGTATGGCATTAAAGCTAAGTGACGTGCTCTTTTTACTGCAACTGATACTTTTCTTTGGTATTTTAAAGAAGTACCTGTTAATCTTCTTGGTAAAATTTTACCTTGCTCGTTTACAAATTTCAATAAGAAATCTGGATCTTTATAATCTACATATTTAATTCCAGATTTTTTGAAACGACAATATTTTTTTTGTTTGTTTGTATCAATGTTTAAAGGAGTAAGATATCTGATATCTCCTTCTTTTTTTCCTTTAGCAGATTGTTCGATTGACATGATTAGTTTGCTTTAGTTTTTAATTTCTCTCTTCTTCTTTCAGCCCAAGCTACTGCATGTTTATCTAAACTTACAGTTAAGAATCTCATTACTCTCTCGTCTCTTCTAAACTCAGTATCTAAAGCAGCAATAGCTTCAGCAGGAGCTTTGAATTCGAATAAAGTGTAAAATCCACTTTTCTTGTGTTGGATTTCGTAAGCTAATTTTTTTAAGCCCCAATCTTCTTTAGCTACAAATTGAGCCCCTTTAGAAGTAAGAAAATCTTCAAACTTACTTACTGCTTCCTTTACCTGAGTTTCAGATAAAACGGGATTCAAAATGAAAACAGTTTCATAATTTTTCATGTGTAATATTTTTAAATTGGGTGCAAAGATACTTATTTTTATCTAATCTCCAAACCTATCATGATGATTATTTTTTTGTAAGATATTTTTAATAATTAATTTTTTTTTAATACATTTATCCAATAAATTACTATATTAGCAGGAAACTAGTTAAAACTACCCTACCCTATGAAATTAAACACCATTGTAGTTGACGATAGTTCAATCCAAAGGATAACAATAGCTAAGTTGATTTCGGAACATCCTAATCTGAAATTGAGCGGAGATTTTTCGAATGCACTTGAAGCTAAAAGCCATATATCAAATAACCAGGTGGATTTGATATTTTTAGATATCGAAATGCCACATATTACTGGATTTGATTTATTAGACGGATTAAAAATTAAACCCCAAATTATTTTTATTACCTCTAAGGCGGATTATGCCGTAAAAGCGTTTGATTATTCTGCGGTTGATTTTCTTCAAAAACCTATCAAAAAAGAACGTTTCATACTCTCTGTTAAAAAAGCAGTTGAAATGTATCAATTGAAGCATGAAAATCATATTGATGAACAAGGCGCTCACATAATTATTAAAAGTAATCTGAAAAAAATCAAAGTCTTTATTTCTCGTATTAAATGGGTAGAAGCTTTTGGTGATTACATAAAAGTAGTAACTTATGACGAAACTCATCTTGTATTATCCACTATGAAAGCCTTTGAAAGTGAATTACCTAAAGATCAATTTTTAAGAATTCACAAATCGTATATTATCAACCTAGATAAGGTTGAACGATTCAATAGTAAATTTGTTGAAATTGATGGCGAGAAAATTCCGTTAAGCAGAAACAAAAAAGAAGAAATTATAACAATTCTAGAGAATTATTAATAATCTACATTTACAGTTAACTTTATAGCTCTATACTGTGGAACTGCATCAAAACTCATCAATACTTTCTTGATGAGTTTTTTTGTATTAACTAAATTAGAATTGTTGGGTACTTTTATCAAAATAGTACGAATATATTCATTTCGAATTCGGTTAACTACCGGTTCTTCTGGACCTAAAATAGGAATAGCTAAATTTTGAGTCATAACATTATACAACCACATACTTCCTTCTTTTAATTTATCGTAATCTTTATGACGCAATTTGATTTGAATTAATCGATAATAGGGCGGATATTTAAAATTACTTCGTTCATATATCTGCTCTTTATACATAGCACCGTAATTATTATTCACCACTTGTTGAATAGTATTGTGCAATGGATTGTATGTTTGAATAACAACACTTCCCTTTTTAGCTTTTCTTCCTGCTCTTCCCGAAACTTGCACCATCATTTGGTACGCCCTTTCATAGGCCCTATAATAGGGTTGGTTCAATAAATTATCGGCATTTAATATTCCAACTAAAGTCACATTTTCAAAGTCGAGCCCTTTTGCTAACATTTGTGTACCAACTAAAATATCAATTTCTTGATTTTTAAATGCATCAATTAATTTTTCAAAGGCAAATTTCCCTCGAGTTGTATCTTGGTCCATTCGCGCAATTCGCTTAGTTGGAAATAATTTTTTCAATTCTAACTCAATTTGCTCTGTCCCAAAACCTTTAGTCGACAAATCCAAAGAATGACAATGATGACAATGCGTAGGCTTTGCAATATGATAACCACAATAATGGCATTTTAAAGCCTCTTTATACTTATAATAGGTCAGACTCACATCGCAATTGGGACATTGCGGCACATGACCACAGGTAATACATTCAATATAAGGAGAATATCCTCTACGATTTTGAAACAACATAATTTGCTCACCATTTCCTAAAGTTTCCTGCATACGTTCGATTAATTCATCCGAAAAATGTCCGTCCATTCGTTTACGGAAATATTTATCTTTTAAATCTATCAGATGAATCTCGGGCAAGACAACATTATTATACCGTTCAAACAATTCGATTAATCCGTATTTTTTTGATTGCGCATTGAAATAAGACTCAATACTAGGCGTAGCACTTCCTAACACTACTTTAGCATGATGCATTTTTGCCAATACAATTGCTGCGTCTCTGGCATGAAATCGAGGTGCCGGATCTTGCTGTTTATAGGTAGCTTCATGTTCTTCATCAACAACAATTAATCCTAAGTTGGAAAAAGGTAAAAACAAAGCACTTCGAACACCCAAAACTACTTTTGCCTTTTCTGAATTATGCAAAACCTGTTGCCAAACTTCAATTCGCTCATGAGAATTATATTTGGAATGAAAAACAGCTACTTGATTTCCAAAGTAAGCAGTAAGTCGTTGAACCAACTGGGTTGTTAAGGCAATTTCGGGAAGTAAAAATAAGACTTGTTTATCTTGAGCTATATATTCTTCAATTAATTTAATATACACTTCGGTTTTTCCTGAAGCCGTAACCCCATGAAAAAGATTTACATCATACTTTTGAAAATTTAAAACTAACGATTGAAAGGCTTGATTTTGAGCATCGCTTAATTGAATTTCAAACCCTTCTTCTTTTTCAAAAACTACCCTGTCTTGATTTATATAATAGGTAACAAAAATATTTTTTTCAATTAAATTTTTTAAAACCGCAACACTGACACCTGCAGTTTCTAGTAAAACTTTAGAAGAAATTGGTTTTCGTTCTCTTGCAAACAATTGGAAATAATGTAAGACCAAATCCTTTTGCTTTTGAGCTTTACCTAAAAGTTCTAATAATTCTTGTAATTTATCTTGCTGAAGGAATTCATCGTGCAATTTAACATACTTCACCAATTTTGGCTTGTACTGTTCTTGCACCTCTTCATTCATTAATAATAACCCTTTCTGTATTAAACTCTGAATAACCGGAATTACTTTTTTCTTATTTAAAATTTTAGTCACCTCAGCTAAAGTAATTGAAGATTGGCTTTGAAGCGCTTCTAGGATTAAATACTCTTCATCGGTAACTTCTTGTTGTTCAAATGTACTCTTTTCAGAGGTTAGTAAGGTTTCACTTTCTAGAATCAATCCAGAAGGCAATGCCGCTTTGTAAACTTCACCAACTGAACACATATAATAGTTAGCAATCCATTGCCAGTGTTCAATCTGTAGGGGATTTACAATAGGGTACCCATCTATAATTTGCTGAATTTCTTTAGCTTCGTATAACTCAGGCGGTGTTTGGTATTTTTCAATAACTAAAGCAGTATAAATTTTACTTTTTCCAAATGGAACAGCCACTCGCATTCCTGGGACAATAAACCGATACTCTTCCTCATTTACTGCGTAAGTAAATGTTTTATCTAACGCAAGAGGAAGAATTACATTTATAAACATAAATTTATTGTCAACTTTAAGAGAAATGGTTTAGTTTAACTTATCAGTTAACTTTTTAAATACTTCTTTAGCTTCCTTACCCTCGTACAACACTTGATAAACGGCATCAATGATAGGTGTTTTAGCTTGGTACAATTGGTTTAATTTATAGGCACTTTTCACTGCATAATATCCTTCAGCTACCATACTCATTTCCATTTGAGCCGATTTTACTGTGTAACCTTTTCCAATCATATTTCCGAACATTCTATTTCTAGAAAAAACGGAATACCCCGTAACTAACAAATCTCCTAAATAAGCCGAATTATTGATATTACGTTTCATTTTATGTACTTGTTTAATAAAACGTTTCATTTCTCTTATGGCATTACTCATTAATACGGCTTGAAAGTTATCTCCATAACCTAGACCATGGGCAATACCCGCTGCAATTGAATAAATATTTTTTAAAACAGCAGCATATTCTGTCCCTATAATATCATCTGTAATTTTTGCTTTAATGTAATAACTACTCACATTTTTAGCTACATATTTTGCCGTTTGCTTATCTGAACAAGCAATTGTTAAATAAGACAAACGCTCCATGGCAACTTCTTCTGCGTGACAAGGACCTGTAATTACGCCAATATTTTCATAAGGAATTGAATAGGTTTTATGAAAATGTTCGCCAACAATCATACTTGTTTCTGGCACAATACCTTTAATTGCCGAAAACACCTTTTTCCCGTCTAATTTCTCGTTCATTTTTTCTAATTCACCACTCAAAAAGGCCGAGGGAATGGCAAAAATTACAATATCTGCAAATTTTACAGCTTCGTTTATATCATTCGTTAAAAGTAATTTATTGACATCAAAAGCAACTGAACTTAAATAATTTGGATTGTGTTTTTGATGTTTTAAATGCTCTAATGCATACGTACTTCTCATATACCAAGCAATTTGTTCTTGGTTTTCACATAACATTTTTGCAATAGCTGTTGCCCAACTACCACCACCTATAACAGCAAATTTTGGTTTGTTTTCCATGTTTAAAAAAAATGAACTTCAAATGTACACATTTCATCGATAATGACAAAAATCAATTTTCAATTTCAATTTCAATACTAATATTAATATTAATTCATACATCGAGTAAAATGAAACTATTTGCTATCAAAAAAAATCAATTCAATATTTTTTTCATTTTGTTAATGACTTGTGAACGGTACTTTTTTGGCATAGGAGTTGAATTTAATTTTTTAACCTTAAAATTTAAAGCTTATGAGAACTGTAAAATTACTTTTAATGACCCTCATTTCTTCTTTACTACTTACTTCTTGTACAGTAGATGTTCATGAAGATGTTTACGTTGACAATAGTATTTCATTGCCACAATTGATGGAAGGTTATGATTTATGGTATGTAGATTATGCTAGAACCACAGGAAATGGAGAGGTACCTTTTTTATCTCGTGCATTCACTATTTCATTTTTAAATGGTGACTTATTTGCCAATAATAATTTAGTTGGAATTGGTTCAACTGGAAATGGATTTGGAGTTGCCATTGGGTATTATTCTTATACTCCAAATACCATTCGTTTTCACCATTCCATTTATGGGTTTTATGAACTAGAAGTGTATCAATTAGGTCCAAATGAAATCAAATTATACGACCGTTACCAAAACACGACCTATTATTTAATGGGCTATCAAAGAAGTACTTTTGATTATGATCGCGTTTTTTATGATAACATTCATTATTTCTTACAAGAATATGTTGCTTGGGAAAAAGTGAGTACAATTGGCGGTACAACAAATGCTTTTGATTATGAAAATTATTTAAAATTTATGGCTGGTGGAAGTGACGATACATTTAAATCATCACAAGATTTTAATGTGAGTAATTTAAACTCTATTTATTGGGATTATACAGGGCAATACAACATTTTGAATGTTCCTGGTAACTTCTACACCAAACGATTAAACTTGTATTACAACAACAATGATTATGAAACTTTTAAGATAACAATTGTTAATGATGGAAAAATAAGATTGCTTCACGAGAATTCTGGCACGATTTATGAGTTTATTGGAAGAGGATTTATTCCAATTATGCGTGAAGGTGTAAAAAGAACCAAATCTGAATCTCTTAAAAAGTAGTTTTTTTTAAATATAGTTAGTTTAGTTAGTTTGAAAAAGCCCGAAAAATTTTTCGGGCTTTTTTAGTTTAGTAACTCATTTCTACAATTTCTCTAACTTTATCGAGTGTAATATTTTGACGTTCGCCCATAGCTAACCAACCTCGCTCTTCAAAACGTTGCACTACAATGTCTGCTGTTTTTTCAATAGCTTCTGCATTTTCAGAAAGTTTCGTTTTCATTCCCATAGTATGCAAGAACTCTACTGTTTTTTCAATTGCTTTTTCCGCAATTTCTTCAGTTGAAGCACCGGTTAAATTCCAAACCCGTTGCCCGTATTGTGCCAATTTCTCTTTTTTAGAATCGAACATCACTCGGTATAAATTTGGACCAATAATAGCTAAAGTTCTGGCATGATCAATTTCATACAACGCTGTTAATTCGTGTCCAATCATGTGTGTAGCCCAATCCGAAGGCACTCCTTTTTGAATTAATCCATTCAATGCCATTGTTGCCGACCAAACAAAATTAGAAGCTAATTTATAATCTGTTGGGTTTTCTACAACACCTGGACCAATTTCAATTAAGGTTTGTAAAATACTTTCAGCAATTCGATCTTGTAAAAGCGCATCATGTGTATATGTTAAATATTGTTCCATTACATGTGTAAACGCATCTACCACGCCGTTTTGCAATTGTCTTTTAGGCAACGACTGAATAACCGTTGGGTCTACAATAGAAAATTTTGGAAACAATGCCGCACCACCAAGGGTTAATTTTTC is a window of Flavobacterium indicum GPTSA100-9 = DSM 17447 DNA encoding:
- a CDS encoding lysoplasmalogenase family protein, yielding MVKKQFIVILYFLVALIYIIAALLHNESLELIFKPIFIPILFFYYLEKVKKRISYWVLISLCFFYCGEMLTLIGADEFYLQSLVFFLIPYLIFLNIIGNDFLKLFKIEKFSLLNLSVILVACFLVFLLVSVINMLSITNVAESVLIIGYGISLVLMCLISVVFFAIKDCKSSFYALLTVMAFIVSDLFYIFNKKIDSNFVFHFVNLVTQILSYYFYIKFFILRAKNK
- the ligA gene encoding NAD-dependent DNA ligase LigA — encoded protein: MSILETIQKLRAELNQHNYNYYVLDNPTISDYEFDIKLKELQDLEAKHPDYFDENSPTQRVGGTITKNFETIAHKYRMYSLDNSYSREDLLDWVNRCQKILGDVELAFTCELKYDGASISITYENGKIKRALTRGDGFQGDDVTNNIKTIKSVPLQLKGDFPSEFEIRGEIILPLDGFEKMNQELIEIGETPYSNPRNTASGSLKLQDSSEVAKRPLDCLLYGLVGANLNLNSQFEGLTKAAEWGFKVPKQSKLVHSIEEVFEFIDYWDVHRHELPYETDGVVVKINDLHFQDELGYTAKSPRWAIAYKFKAEQVSTVLNSISYQVGRTGAITPVANLEPVQLAGTIVKRASLHNADQIEKLDVRIGDEVYVEKGGEIIPKIIGVAQRGNQENPTQYITHCPECQTELIRNEGEAQHYCPNFYGCPPQIIGRIQHFITRKAMDIEGLGGETVALLFNAGLVQNYSDLYELKKEEIIVLDRMAEKSADNLLKGIEKSKEIPFDRVLYALGIRYVGETVAKKLAKHYKTIDNLAAATLLDLVAVDEIGERIAQSVMDFFQNSKNIEIINRLKSFGIQFELNEVNTNVSNKLEGKIIVVSGVFELFSRDELKKAIEDNGGKVGSSISSKTDFVIAGDNMGPAKLEKAKQLNIPIITEIQFSEMING
- a CDS encoding DUF6495 family protein; this translates as MKYTRLTKEQLEELHPEFINFLAAQSIDKKEWDDIKLNKPEVALQEVDVFSDLIWDKALTNVKFIDHFSTNYIFLFKCYEKYLESLIINTSNDTVDFFTADGIQWLSENLFSNEVTIQTGKKEVANNRNEEVFRIIENGGIISKGELYSKLITLINIA
- the rplI gene encoding 50S ribosomal protein L9, translating into MELILKQDVQNLGFKDDIVTVKNGYGRNYLIPQGFAVLATSSAKKVLAENLKQKAHKEAKIVADAKSLAEALKALEIKISAKAGGEKLFGSVSNADIASALEAAGHSIDRKFITSGLVKRTGKYNATVRLHREVIVELPYEIVAEKA
- the rpsR gene encoding 30S ribosomal protein S18, with protein sequence MMSIEQSAKGKKEGDIRYLTPLNIDTNKQKKYCRFKKSGIKYVDYKDPDFLLKFVNEQGKILPRRLTGTSLKYQRKVSVAVKRARHLALMPYVADLLK
- the rpsF gene encoding 30S ribosomal protein S6, with the translated sequence MKNYETVFILNPVLSETQVKEAVSKFEDFLTSKGAQFVAKEDWGLKKLAYEIQHKKSGFYTLFEFKAPAEAIAALDTEFRRDERVMRFLTVSLDKHAVAWAERRREKLKTKAN
- a CDS encoding LytR/AlgR family response regulator transcription factor is translated as MKLNTIVVDDSSIQRITIAKLISEHPNLKLSGDFSNALEAKSHISNNQVDLIFLDIEMPHITGFDLLDGLKIKPQIIFITSKADYAVKAFDYSAVDFLQKPIKKERFILSVKKAVEMYQLKHENHIDEQGAHIIIKSNLKKIKVFISRIKWVEAFGDYIKVVTYDETHLVLSTMKAFESELPKDQFLRIHKSYIINLDKVERFNSKFVEIDGEKIPLSRNKKEEIITILENY
- the priA gene encoding replication restart helicase PriA, producing the protein MFINVILPLALDKTFTYAVNEEEYRFIVPGMRVAVPFGKSKIYTALVIEKYQTPPELYEAKEIQQIIDGYPIVNPLQIEHWQWIANYYMCSVGEVYKAALPSGLILESETLLTSEKSTFEQQEVTDEEYLILEALQSQSSITLAEVTKILNKKKVIPVIQSLIQKGLLLMNEEVQEQYKPKLVKYVKLHDEFLQQDKLQELLELLGKAQKQKDLVLHYFQLFARERKPISSKVLLETAGVSVAVLKNLIEKNIFVTYYINQDRVVFEKEEGFEIQLSDAQNQAFQSLVLNFQKYDVNLFHGVTASGKTEVYIKLIEEYIAQDKQVLFLLPEIALTTQLVQRLTAYFGNQVAVFHSKYNSHERIEVWQQVLHNSEKAKVVLGVRSALFLPFSNLGLIVVDEEHEATYKQQDPAPRFHARDAAIVLAKMHHAKVVLGSATPSIESYFNAQSKKYGLIELFERYNNVVLPEIHLIDLKDKYFRKRMDGHFSDELIERMQETLGNGEQIMLFQNRRGYSPYIECITCGHVPQCPNCDVSLTYYKYKEALKCHYCGYHIAKPTHCHHCHSLDLSTKGFGTEQIELELKKLFPTKRIARMDQDTTRGKFAFEKLIDAFKNQEIDILVGTQMLAKGLDFENVTLVGILNADNLLNQPYYRAYERAYQMMVQVSGRAGRKAKKGSVVIQTYNPLHNTIQQVVNNNYGAMYKEQIYERSNFKYPPYYRLIQIKLRHKDYDKLKEGSMWLYNVMTQNLAIPILGPEEPVVNRIRNEYIRTILIKVPNNSNLVNTKKLIKKVLMSFDAVPQYRAIKLTVNVDY
- a CDS encoding NAD(P)H-dependent glycerol-3-phosphate dehydrogenase; amino-acid sequence: MENKPKFAVIGGGSWATAIAKMLCENQEQIAWYMRSTYALEHLKHQKHNPNYLSSVAFDVNKLLLTNDINEAVKFADIVIFAIPSAFLSGELEKMNEKLDGKKVFSAIKGIVPETSMIVGEHFHKTYSIPYENIGVITGPCHAEEVAMERLSYLTIACSDKQTAKYVAKNVSSYYIKAKITDDIIGTEYAAVLKNIYSIAAGIAHGLGYGDNFQAVLMSNAIREMKRFIKQVHKMKRNINNSAYLGDLLVTGYSVFSRNRMFGNMIGKGYTVKSAQMEMSMVAEGYYAVKSAYKLNQLYQAKTPIIDAVYQVLYEGKEAKEVFKKLTDKLN
- a CDS encoding iron-containing alcohol dehydrogenase, yielding MTNFDLYNPVNYVFGKGQIAKLSELVPNNVKILLTYGGGSIFKNGVYDQVKAALPTAEIIEFSGIEPNPRFETLMKAVQIIREQNIGFILAVGGGSVIDGTKFISAAVNYKGDEADILRKRILFKDVNEVVPFGTVLTLPATGSEMNSGAVVSIEATQEKLTLGGAALFPKFSIVDPTVIQSLPKRQLQNGVVDAFTHVMEQYLTYTHDALLQDRIAESILQTLIEIGPGVVENPTDYKLASNFVWSATMALNGLIQKGVPSDWATHMIGHELTALYEIDHARTLAIIGPNLYRVMFDSKKEKLAQYGQRVWNLTGASTEEIAEKAIEKTVEFLHTMGMKTKLSENAEAIEKTADIVVQRFEERGWLAMGERQNITLDKVREIVEMSY